The region aaGACCCTCCAACAGCCCTGGCTCCCGAGTTTCTCCTCTCTCACTGCCCAAGTGTGCCCTGAAAAGGAGCTGCAGATGTTGATCCTGGGAGGAACCAGGGCAGGGACCCACGCGggatgctccagcagctctgggctctgccaggaTCACTTGGGAAGGCAGCAACCTGAAAGCAACAGCAAACAAACAGCACCGAGTCCCCACGGGGCTTAAAATGACAAGGAGAAGTATTAAAACTGTTGAAAATTACAGATTGTGTGGGCTGAGTTCCACccccacagcagtgccagccccttGGCAGTGGGAATGTGCTGGCACCAGCATGGGATTTGCCTCTCCCTGAGCTCAGACGAGTTCCATCTGCATTGACATGGCCAGAAGCTGGATCCGCTCAAGGAAAAGTTGCCAGGACAGCCAGAATCACACACATCTTGTCACCCTTTGCCCCCCTCAGAGTCTGGAGCCTTGTTCGGTGTCTGCCTTCACTTTTGTCTAGGGCTCAGCATCCCCTCACAgcccttcctcatcctcagcCTCCTGAGGTGAGAGGACACTCCAGCTTGCCTCCCAGCCTACCTCCCAGCTGGCCCCTGCATTATTAAACCAGATCCTCCTTATCAGCCTTTATCTTTTTCCACTCATGCAAAACCCTCCTGGCTCTAGCTTTGCCAGCCGTCCGTACTTCCACCAGGAGCCCGAGGACACTGGGACACCCCTTCAGTTCATCCCCTCGTGCCCCTGCTACCCCTCTGGGGTGAATAACCCCTGCTTCCCTGCCTCCAGAGCCCTGGGAAGCAGCCCCCACAGCCCCGGGCTCGGAGCTGCTCCGACACCTGGTTTCAATAATAAACGGCGCGGGAAGGGACAAAGGCGCctggcaggagggcagagggatgcaggatgaggggctggcaggtggggaaggaggggggcTGAGGGGCATGCTGAGGCACCAGCCCgggagctctgtcaggctggagGGGCCCAGCTGCCCATCACCACATCTCTGAAAAAACAGCACTCACAGAACGGGGTTAACTGCAGGCACCGGAAAGCTGGGATTAATGGAAACTGGTTATAAGAATTTTCCCAGATGGAAGAAACATCTTTTCGTCATCTGTCCTTTGACATTTCAAGTCTATTTTGCATCCCCAGCATTTTCTGATTTGGGCTGTGACATTTAAACGGGCAGTTTGTGTTTACAGTCTTAGGCgttgtaaatatatataaatgtctTTGCGTGTATAGGAGACATTCTATACATTTGTACCTTTGAAAAAAGAGATATAAATCATTACAGGAAAATGTAGATCTACAAAAACATTTATATCAGCTTTGTAGGCACAGGGTAGATGAACACGCCACAGAAATACATCGACTGTTTCAGGCACCGGGATTTAGTATTATTTTATCACAAAGTGTAAATATGTCACTTCAAAATCATGAGAggcattaaaagaaatattttgcatggcATTTATTAAAGGACttgctgccttgcactgttcccCCCTCCAAGGCATCACCCTCTCCAGTCACAGGTCCCATGACAAGGATGCAGCAGAGTcagggctgcagagccaaggtcacatcccagcagctgaggggggggatgcacagggacacagctctcCAGCGGGGCCTGGCATAGCCACAGCcccctcccagcacacagcactgTGTGACACCACGTGGGGCCCCAGGAGGCTTTTGACTGCCCCAAATCTGACCTTCCATGGGGGTCCcaccatcccagcaggagcatGGCCACAGCCAGAGCCtcaccagcagcacctctgtcccctccttGCCCATGACAAGGTTCCCTGGGAGGCCCCCAGCTCGGAGAAGAGGAGTGTGGAAGGTGAAGCCATTGCTGTGTTCACAGTCCTGCCACAGAATGAAATATTTGCGATTATCTGCTTTTACCCtcacctgggctggggacacctttctcaggggagcagggagccccTCCATGGTCAGGGATCTCTGTTATTTTTAGGGTGCAAACACAGACTGCTTCTCCCTGTGAGAGAGCAGTTTCCATGTGCATCCTGACTCCTCCACGGATTTCAGAGCCAAGGTCTTGGACAGGTCAGTGCTTGCTGGGCTCTGGCCCCTCTGTGTGCCTCTTTGCAGGAGCAGAGATGGGAGGTGGTTACAGAGATGGGGGGTGACAGTGAGATTCCTTCAACCTAAATCCACGGCAGAGACATTCTTTGATGGAAATAATTCTCATTTTTACAAAGTCTCATTGTAAAGCTTGATTTGAATGTCGAGGCTCAGCAGGCTGTgaaggctggggacagcacagagTGCTTGGAGGAGGAACCCATCCCACCCATAAACTGCTGAGCACCCCCACCTCCATCTGCTTTGGGGAGCCAGCACAGGAGATGGCTTCCAAGTCATCCAAGAGTTTTTTCTCTTGTCCCCCCCCCGCCCACTCTGTTCACCAGATGATGGAAGGCACCACATCCCTCTGCAGGGGTTTGCATCCCAGCAATTGCGTGAAGCCggggcactgctggcagcagggcaggaagagcTGCCTGGGGTGTACGTGCACCCcaactgctggcactgccacctcaTTCCCTGGCAAAACCCCTCTCCAACCCCTCCTTCCCAGCGCTGGGGGTCTTAAATCAAGTGAGGCACCCAGGGGTAGGATCCAGGCCTGGTCTgtacagctctgctggggacaAAGGAAGGGTTAGGGGACCATGCATTCAGTGGACATCCCCATGAGTTACCCCACTGCCTGTggccagcagcctccagccctgtgcccagccaggcCAGCCCTGCACCCTGCTGCCAGCATCTCTCCTTCCCTGTATCCCTCCTGCACAcatctccttccctgcatccctcctggCAGCTGGGTGGGCTGTGGCACAACCAGCATTGCCTGACCCCATACAAAGAGCAGCCCAGGCAAGGCTGGGCttcatttctcttctgcagaCATTTCCAGCAGGGATTCACTGGCACATCCCCAACAGCCAAGAGGATACAGGACATGTTGGGGCACGGAGGTGGGATGTGTCAGGACAAGGATACAGGATGTGTCAGTGCATGCTGCAGGATGAATCAAGGTGCAGAAAGCAGCCATCAGGGATGGATCCAACCCCACAGCAGCTTGTGGGCCGGAAAGCCAGCCCTCACCACGGCCACCGTGGTCCTGcctgcaggctggggctgccaagggcttggagcatcctcACCTGCCCCTCTGGGCACCCCAGGAAGCCCTGACAACCCCTGGCCACAGCAGGGGAGCAGTCCAGGGGCAGCAAGAGTTTGAGCCCCAAGCAGGGATGGGGTGCTTCTACTCCTGgggccctgctggctgcagctgcccagcctCCGGCCCTTGCCCAGCCCAGAAAGGATTTCACCAACTTTGCACATTTTTGGCAGAAGCTAGAAAACATCCCCGGTGCCAAGGCTGGTGACAGGCAAGAACGGATCCTCCCTCACACAGGGCTCTCCTGTGGCCGTGGGAGGGCAGCGACCTTCTCATCCTCTCACAGCCATTGCCATGGCatggggctgagctgtgcttaTGACCCGGTTAATTGACAAGCAATTAATTCGGGACTAAACTGAGCACCAGCTGGGCCCACCTGGGGCAGTCCAGGGCCAAGAAGGAGTTTTCCTTGCACAtctcctggggctggaggcCAGCCCCAAACACTGCTTCTCCCTGGGCTTGGGGACATGAGAAGGGAACCGTGGTGGGTGCACGGCCGGGCATCAGCAGCCTCCTCTTCTGGGCAAGCAGCTCCATCGTTCCCCCGGTtctccccctgcagccccctctCCATCAGGCGGCTCCTTCGGCACCACACATCGTTTGTCACTCCGACAGGTTCAAACAAACCCGTCTGGGATTAATTAGGCTCCGTCTTCGTTTCCTGCAGCGATCCACAGGGGCCGGGCGGCAGAAGGCggaggggaggcagcagacGGGCGGgcaggctggggcaggcagggaatggataatggggtgggggggaaggcaAGCAGAGaccccccagccccccaaatccctccccagcGCTAACGCAGTCGGTGCTGGATGCTGTCCCGGGAAGAGGAGGCTGCGGGCGCTGCGCAGTGTGGATGGATCCAGGACTagagagctgctgccacctcGTGCATGGAGAGCTGCTCCCACACACCCCCTTCCAAAACCCCCCAAAGACGGGCCCAAAGGCAGCCAGGACCCCCAGGGGCAGGACCAGATCATGCCAGCGAGGAGAGACACAGGCAACAACCAGCAGGTAAAACCAGAGCCCCCCATTTATTAGCAGTTGGTTCAAGAGGACCTTACACCAGCGCTTGGTGCAGCACAGCCTCCACGGCCCCACGTGCTGCTACAGGGGCTCCTGTGAAACATCCACGTGGGAACGCCACTGCCAGCGGGGCCCCTCACGTGGGGAGTGAAACACACTCACCCCACTGCCCTGGCCCCACTCCGGCAGCATCCCGGGCATTGCACCCCCTCCCACGGAACCGCTGCCATCCCACATCCTGCGGGGCAGCTCCATCCAAGGGGAAATCCTGGCAAACCCGTGACGGCTCAGTCTCCTCTGCCAACAAATCCCAGGGCgtgggagaggctgcagctctgtaTGGCACCACAGGCACAAAGACGTGTCTCCCACTGGGAAACCGTCCCGTTTCCCCACTGACCTTTGTCCGTGTCACACCTAACAACCGAAGAGACCACGTAAAACCCTCGGGGTTTAGGTACAAATTCtggcactgaagaaaaaacacctcCCTGCAAAAAGGCGAACCAAATGAACGCCCCTCCCACCCCGCCCCCGTAAAACCCAacattattaaaatacttttgtttttaatattcaagAGGTTTGAAGTTCTCAGAATTCTTCTGATTGCCGTTATCCCAATGTCTGTTCTGTCCCCGAGCTCTCCTCCATGCCAGGGTGTGCTGGGCACCACTTGGCTTTACCACAGGAAATACCACATGTGTACAAGATTGCAGGATGGGCTCGAGCATACTGGGACGATGAGCATACTGGGACCAGTATGCCCAGAGCAGCATGCTAGCCCCTTCTCCTGCTAGGCCACATTCCCACCACACTGCCCATGGAGTGAGAGCCAGAGGCTGAGGAGCTTGAACATGATGACAGAGATGACAAAGAAATTGTGCCCCagtctttgaaagaaaaatccaccTTGTTCTCAGCTTTTCCAAGTCGGTGCTGGGGGGATCCAGCAAACTCTCCTGTTTACTGccatggggctggtggcaggagtgggactgggttcctctgtgctttgggttttcaccagctccatccctctgctccagctcagcaaaGTCACCACCAGTGCACCCAGAACAGCTCCTCCACCCTCAGACCAGGAAGTGAGGGACAGCTCTGGTGCTGCCCTTGGGCCCAAGGCAGTTGGAACTCACTTTGGGCAGAGAAAGGGGGAATTCGTGCCACCTCCCTatgccagagcagggcaggaagggacgaggaattaaaaaggaaaaataaaagagatacAGGTGTGGTGCAGGCAGAGAGGTGAGAGCACAGGGATTGCAGAGTCGGATCACAGCTCAGACAGCCTCCAGTGGAGCCCTGTGCTCCAGGGGGTCCTCTCCAAGCCTCTGGTGCAGCCAAACGCTCCTGGGGGTCCCCTCCAAGCCTCCAGTGATGCTGTGCACTCCTGGGGTCCCCTCCAAGGCCAGGTATTGCTGAGAAGgtcctgctggcacagggtCAGCCCCGCTCAGGTATTGCTGgagggtggcagcagcagctacctggtgctctgcagctcctcccgcaGCCAGGTGGGCAACGTCTGCCCCATTTTGTACAGGAGCTTGGAGAGCTCTATGTTGTGGTCCCTGTAATAGTCCCGCAGGAAGGAGCGTGACTGCAATGGGAGAGTAAAGAGGAGCATCAGAGGACCAGCCCAGAGCCCACCACCCCAGCATAGCCCTGCTCAGGACCAGCCCAGGAGGCTTTCTGCATACTCACATCTGAATCCATCTCGGGGTACTTCCTGCCTTTGCTCTTTCCCAAGCATTTCGTTTTCCCTCCATCCAGAAGCTGACACCAGAATCCTTTCTTTGGATCAAACCTGCGAAGCGagagctctgcctcagcccttTTATCCCCCTCACACCTTCTACAGAGATCCTGTCCAGCAGGTCCCACTGCtgtccagccctgcacagggcactTCTCCACCTCTAGAATCCACAGCCCAGCTAACACCTTGTCATCAACCCCCTGGAACAACCCCTTGCAATAAGCACTCCACCAAGGCTCATTCATTGCCCTGTTGAGGAAGCACAGGGTATACCTGGGTTTAATTACCATTTTCTGTGGCACTTTTGTCCCTGGATGCCCTCAAGTACCCCACAGCATTTGGGTGGACACATATAGGCAAGCCCTGGCAGAggtaaattattatttcttgaGGAGCCCTGGAGGCTCCCACAGTGGGGTTTAATGGAACGCTCGGAGCAAGGAGACACccgcagccagcagctgctctcaggAATGCACGAGGAGATGGAGTGCCAGGGCTCAATACCATCATCTGTGTCACAAATGCACTCCTGAATTCTGCtccaggagcccagggctgctcttggACCTCGCTGTGGTGTCTGGATAAGCCCCAGGCAAAAGCTCAGCCTCATCAAAAtcaacagcagctctgtggagaggCCCAAGGCTGGAAGATGCTCTTGAACAAtgctgggtgtccccagggtaACCCTCTGCATGGGAGCAATGGCaggtggaggaaggagaagctggGGGAAGGACTCACGCCAGGGTCTTGTGATAATCGATGAAGTTGGTCACGCCAAGGAACTTCTGGACCGTCTCCATCACTTTGGCGGGTTCAGTTCGGAGCAGCTTGCCATCCAGCACCAGGATCTGAAGGGAGCAAGGCAGAGTGGTGAGGTGTCActggctcccagccctgctcccctgaGGCAAGAGGACATCTTTACCACTCCTTTGGTCATCTCAGAGCCAAATCTGCCACCAGCCTGCACAAGAACACCTGCTAAATACCAATGTGCCCCGGTGCTCCCTGACACTGGATGGtggaaaatgaaatgcagcTAAAGCCAGAGCCAGGACCCACCCAGGACAACATCAGAGCTTCTGCTGAGGGCTACAGCCAACAGGCAGCTGAGATTGCAACACAGCAATTACACTAGCAGCAGGCAACTAATAAGACTTTATAAGGTTAATTGACAGTGGAAAAATCATTCAGGGATTGATCCCATattccccagcagtgctgcactgTGCgggtcacagcagggctggcaaCCAGCTCCCATCTTCCCTGCAGACAGCTTGAACTATGGGCAGCTTCACCTGCTATTTTTGTCCTGTTCAATGCTGTGGTGACACCAgacagggcagccccagggggCTGTGGCCAAGACTGAGGGTGAGTGCCAGGTGACCCTGCAGAGCCACCCAAAGCCTCTGCCCCCACTCCCTTTCAACCCTGCTGTGACAACCCACACAAGGACATCTTCATGTGCTATCCATCACCAGGTTCCCTTCTTGCACAGtatctcccctctgccccttctCCAAGTACTTTTACTCCCCTCCCTGTGGTTTAGAGGGTGTAAGAAAAAACAGCTCCCACGGGAACAACTCCACAGTGAACCTTGGACCCAAGATCTCTTTCCCCCACATCCTTGCTTGGCTGAGGGCTCTCCCCGGGTGCTGCCACTGCAGGGTTGGGGTGCTGCCATCCCTACCTGGTTGGCGTGGTAGCTGTTGAGCCAGCGCTCAATGTGGGTGGCGTACCAGCCCGGCACCAGGCAGCGGTTCTGCAGGGCCCGCAGCCTCGGGGCGGCCTCGGGCCCCGCCGTGATCACCTCGTGGAAGGTGTACCTCAGGGCAACCGGGTCATCGTGAGCCCGCTGGTGCTGTCAGGAGGGAGCAAGGCACGTTTGTCCCCGGGGGAACCCGAATCCTGGGCTGCCCACGAGgcgcagcagctcccaggccaCCGCAACGTGTCCCCGTGCATCACGTTCAGCCAACTAGCACGGCATGGCCCCACATCCCAAACCAGGCCTCCTGCCACCGTCCCACAGGACTGCCCGAGCcaggggagaggcagaggcTCACCTGATACCAGGAGTAGGCTCTGTCTGCAGGGTTGATGAGGATGGTGATGATTTTGGCCTTggacagcagggctgcagctcgcCGGGGAGCCACTTCAGAGTCAAAGTAGTTGGCACTTTTCTCAAAGTAGAAGTCAGAGGTGGTGTtggaggggatggggaagaaTTCCATGTACCTGGGGGAGGCACAGTGTGAGGCTGGCAGACAGGCACCACAAGATggccccagcgctgccctcACAGGTGACAGCTCACAAGGGAAGCCCTGCAGCACCACAGGTCCCCTGCCCGAAATTatgggcagccccagcacagtCCCCACAATACAGAGACCCACCAGTCGATGCCCTTGTGGTAGTTGTGTCCATTGAAGAACTGTATCTCCTCAAAGGTCTCTGAGCTGGGGTAGTTGCTGCTCAGGTCCGGGTGCATCCCCAGGAAGAGATAAAGGGCAGTTGTTCCTTTGGACAGACAGAAGGAGGGAGCTGACACAGGCCAAACctccctccaagctctgctTCAGGGCAGGAGGGCTGAAAAAGGTTCTTTGGGAACCTGGGGGTCCTGCCAAGCCTCCCAGCATGCTCACAGCACTGAGGGTGAAGGGAAGCACCTGTTTTCTGAGGCCCAATGATGAGAAGCTTCGGGAATCTGTCACAGGTCTTTTCTTTGGACCAAATGTCTTTGTGTCGTTTGTCTTCACAGGGATCCTGAAACACAGTGTGGAGGGTCAGAGACAGAGCAGCCTGATGGGAGCCCACACCACTGCTCAGCCCCTCCAGCCTGAGGGACACACGGGGAGGCCACCCTGCTCAGCAGGCAGGACAAAGACCGGGCTTATCTCCAGGTCTACAGGACAAACTCCGTTCTAGCACTTCCTGCAGAACCAaccagaggagaaaaaacaccGCTTATCCAGGAAACCAGAAGGAAATCCAGGCTGGAAGCTCTGAGCTTCCAAACTGAGGCTCAGAGCAAGGCCAGCTATTCCCCACTAccctctcccagcacaataAACAGGGTCACTCCCCCTGTTATAGGCACAGGGGTACCTGCCACAGTGGGTCCTTCTCCTCAGAAAAGATCTGGAAGTATTTCTGTGCCAGCTGCACCGGGGGCAACGTCTGCAGCTTCAAGTTGGTCCAGGAGTTGAGGAAGCGGACCAGATGCTTGAAGGTGTACAAGCCCAGGCGGTCATTGCCGTAGTTGGACAGATGGGTCATGAAGATGCTGATCTGGAGCCGAGAGGACAGAGCAGGGGTTACTGGAGCCTCACCCAGGCTGAGGACATTGGGACATCTCCcgcagcagtgccaggacagcTCTGCAGGACACCTGCCTGTCTCTCCCTGGGCAGTACTTACGGGGTTCAGGAGGACAGTCAGGAACAGTTCACCCCCGTTGATGATTTTGTCCAGCTCACTGGAGCCACCAGGGTATTCATTGTAGAAAATGGTGTGTGTGAACAGGCCACAGGTTTGTCGGGGGAGTACCTGGGGCGGGAAAAAAGATATGGATGGAATGGGTGAAAGAGCCAGGGCAATGAAATGACCACATGGCCTCCTCCAGGCTTTGAGGGCCGGGTCTACTTCCCTTCCCAACAAAAAGAGGGAACCTGCTCTCAACCCCTCAGAGGCCAGGACCAGTTCCACTGCCCCACACCACCCATGACTTGAATCCATACACAGAAGGGAAGGATGTGGACAGATGAAAAAGCCAAAACCTGTCCTCACACAAGCTTCACCCATGCAGGATGAGCAAGTGGAAACGTGCCCCTCAAACTGGAGCTGCACAGAAACCACCTCCCGAGgttctggttttggtgggggaggcaggagaagagAAGCACCAGAGACAAAGCCCAGCACCCACCATGATGCCGTTGTGGATGAAGCCGCGGCGGTAGCGAGCGGGTTTCAGGTGTGGATATTCCTCCGTGCTCGTCACCCTGATGGACCAAACCTGCTTCCAAGCCTCGTACAGCTGCACGTGGACAGGGTACACGCCTGAGTGATGGGGGGCCACAGCGTACCCCATGTCAGTGGGGATGCCATGCTCCTGCAGAGAAGAGAGTGTGGAATGGGTGACTGTTGAGACCCCAAAATCACAAACCAATCCTTCTCCATTCCCAGTCACAACCTGTCTAGCTGTGCTTCTGGGGAGCAACCAGGGCGAGGCTGTGCCTCTGCATCCTCTCCTAAGCCTGGCTGTCTCCACAAAGGGAGCCAAGGAGCAGCCACGCTGGGTGGACACCCACTCCTCTGCTTCATTCAGACCATCCTCATATCCCTGTCTTCTGCTCTCACCCATAGAACAGCCACGGCCAAGCTGTTGTGAGGAGTGAGGAGATACAGTTATATAGGACTGTAGATTGGTTTGTATCAGTAGGTACAAAAAAGCCTGGAAATTCTGAGCTGGAACACTGCCCACCCTAAGTAGGAAAGGTCTGGTCTCTCTCTAATTAAGCACTTGTAATTATCAGATAATAAATTCAAATTAGGTTGAAGATCCCTCTTTCATTGGCCATAGGATCCAATTATTAATAGGTCTGGCTTTA is a window of Hirundo rustica isolate bHirRus1 chromosome 14, bHirRus1.pri.v3, whole genome shotgun sequence DNA encoding:
- the NDST1 gene encoding bifunctional heparan sulfate N-deacetylase/N-sulfotransferase 1, giving the protein MTVLARARRGIWQLSPQVVLLLLFAFCLLSVFVSAYYLYGWKRGLEPSGDVAGPDCDEPKVAPSRLLPLKTLKVADSSRTDPLVLVFVESLYSQLGQEIVAILESSRFKYRTEIAPGKGDMPTLTDKDRGRFALIIYENILKYVNLDAWNRELLDKYCVEYGVGIIGFFKANENSLLSAQLKGFPLFLHSNLALKDCSINPKSPLLYITRPSEVEKGVLPGEDWTVFQSNHSTYEPVLLAKTKSAESIPHMSVDAALHTTVMQDLGLHDGIQRVLFGNNLNFWLHKLVFVDSVSFLTGKRLSLPLDRYILVDIDDIFVGKEGTRMKVEDVKALFDTQNELRTHIPNFTFNLGYSGKFFHTGTDAEDEGDDLLLSYVKEFWWFPHMWSHMQPHLFHNQSVLAEQMTLNKKFAVEHGIPTDMGYAVAPHHSGVYPVHVQLYEAWKQVWSIRVTSTEEYPHLKPARYRRGFIHNGIMVLPRQTCGLFTHTIFYNEYPGGSSELDKIINGGELFLTVLLNPISIFMTHLSNYGNDRLGLYTFKHLVRFLNSWTNLKLQTLPPVQLAQKYFQIFSEEKDPLWQDPCEDKRHKDIWSKEKTCDRFPKLLIIGPQKTGTTALYLFLGMHPDLSSNYPSSETFEEIQFFNGHNYHKGIDWYMEFFPIPSNTTSDFYFEKSANYFDSEVAPRRAAALLSKAKIITILINPADRAYSWYQHQRAHDDPVALRYTFHEVITAGPEAAPRLRALQNRCLVPGWYATHIERWLNSYHANQILVLDGKLLRTEPAKVMETVQKFLGVTNFIDYHKTLAFDPKKGFWCQLLDGGKTKCLGKSKGRKYPEMDSDSRSFLRDYYRDHNIELSKLLYKMGQTLPTWLREELQSTR